Proteins encoded in a region of the Quercus lobata isolate SW786 chromosome 8, ValleyOak3.0 Primary Assembly, whole genome shotgun sequence genome:
- the LOC115955631 gene encoding scarecrow-like protein 14: MDQHLRGICGSTKGLKLNDETLYRFNMDSTIVDKNYSSIPLLPSDPIPSNPSVSLDGISHEDCDFSDVVLRYINQMLMEEDMEEKACMFQEALQDTEKSLYEALGKKYPPGPDNGQPPYVGQNHETRDENYALNPIDYNSSTSSASGDSLVDTGWVCDSGEHKSSYIATQSTSQSSYSSSHSPGNVIDGIVDSPVSTLRVPEIFYDNESIMQFKRGFEEASKFLPNGNGLIFDLESNGLSSKELQENAKDTVFKVEYKHESQNFLDGLRGRKNRHPEGVNLEGGRSNKQSVVYTESTVTSEMFDRVLLNFGKDESDLRQALQNGKSKNVQQNGQSKGSNSGKARGKKQGGKRDVVDLRTLLTICAQAVAANDQRTTNEVLKQIRQHSSPLGDGMQRMAHYFADGLEARIAGSGTQIYTALIGRLTSAADVLKAYHLFLAACPFKKLSNFFSNKTIMNLAEKKPRLHIVDFGILYGFQWPSLIQRLSSRPGGPPKLRITGIDLPQPGFRPAERVEETGRRLTKYAETFNVPFEFNAIAKWWDTIQIEDLKLDSDEVLVVNVIWRLRNLLDETVMVESPRDNVLKLMRKMNPDVLIQGTVNGTFNAPFFITRFREALFHYSTVFDMLETTVPRETEERLLIEREIFGREAMNVIACEGAERIERPETFKQWQVRNLRAGFRQLPLNREIVNLAKDRVKSLYRKDFLIDEDGEWLLQGWKGRILFALSTWKPTSEAHNY; the protein is encoded by the coding sequence ATGGATCAACATTTGAGAGGAATATGTGGTTCTACCAAAGGATTGAAATTAAATGATGAGACACTTTATAGGTTCAACATGGATAGTACCATTGTTGATAAAAACTATTCAAGTATTCCTCTTTTGCCATCTGATCCAATCCCTAGTAATCCGAGTGTGAGCTTGGATGGAATTTCACATGAGGACTGTGATTTTAGTGATGTAGTTTTGAGATACATAAACCAGATGCTCATGGAAGAAGATATGGAAGAGAAGGCCTGCATGTTTCAGGAGGCACTTCAAGACACTGAGAAATCATTGTATGAGGCCCTTGGGAAGAAGTATCCTCCTGGTCCTGATAATGGCCAGCCACCTTATGTTGGTCAAAACCATGAAACCCGAGATGAAAATTATGCTTTGAATCCCATTGATTATAATTCTAGTACTAGCAGTGCTAGTGGTGACAGCTTAGTGGATACTGGGTGGGTTTGTGATTCGGGTGAGCACAAATCGTCATATATTGCTACTCAGTCAACCTCTCAGTCATCCTATAGTTCGTCTCACAGCCCTGGTAATGTCATAGATGGGATTGTGGATTCTCCAGTTAGCACTCTTAGAGTTCctgaaatattttatgataatgAGTCTATTATGCAATTTAAAAGAGGATTTGAGGAAGCAAGCAAGTTTCTTCCAAATGGAAATGGTTTGATATTTGATTTGGAGAGTAATGGTTTGTCATCTAAAGAATTGCAAGAAAATGCTAAGGATACTGTATTTAAGGTAGAATACAAGCATGAGAGTCAAAACTTCTTGGATGGGTTGAGGGGAAGGAAGAATCGTCATCCCGAGGGTGTGAACTTAGAGGGAGGGAGGAGTAACAAGCAGTCAGTAGTGTATACTGAATCAACTGTGACTTCAGAAATGTTTGATAGGGTTTTGCTAAACTTTGGTAAAGATGAATCTGATCTTCGCCAAGCTTTACAAAATGGGAAAAGCAAGAATGTGCAGCAGAATGGTCAATCCAAAGGTTCCAACAGCGGAAAGGCCCGTGGGAAGAAGCAAGGAGGGAAAAGGGATGTGGTGGATTTGAGAACTCTCTTGACCATTTGTGCACAGGCTGTCGCAGCTAATGACCAGAGGACCACTAATGAGGTACTGAAGCAGATCAGACAGCATTCTTCTCCTCTGGGGGATGGGATGCAGAGAATGGCTCACTATTTTGCAGATGGTCTTGAGGCACGCATTGCTGGCTCAGGTACTCAGATTTATACTGCCCTTATTGGCAGGCTAACTTCAGCTGCTGATGTCTTGAAAGCTTACCACCTGTTTCTTGCTGCATGTCCTTTTAAAAAGCTCTCAAATTTCTTCTCAAATAAGACAATTATGAATTTAGCTGAGAAAAAACCAAGGCTGCACATTGTTGATTTCGGTATTCTTTATGGTTTCCAATGGCCTTCCCTCATACAACGTCTCTCTTCTAGACCTGGTGGGCCTCCTAAGCTTCGAATAACTGGCATTGATCTTCCCCAACCTGGGTTCCGACCAGCAGAAAGGGTTGAGGAGACGGGGCGCCGCTTAACAAAATATGCAGAGACTTTCAATGTTCCATTTGAGTTCAATGCGATAGCAAAATGGTGGGACACCATTCAAATTGAGGATCTCAAACTTGACAGTGATGAGGTGCTTGTTGTGAACGTCATATGGAGATTAAGAAACCTACTTGATGAGACAGTGATGGTAGAGAGTCCTAGAGATAATGTTTTGAAGCTGATGAGGAAGATGAATCCAGATGTTCTCATACAGGGTACTGTGAACGGGACCTTTAATGCACCCTTCTTTATCACAAGATTCCGAGAGGCTCTCTTCCACTACTCTACCGTGTTTGATATGCTTGAGACTACTGTGCCCCGAGAGACTGAGGAGAGGCTGCTTATTGAGAGGGAGATATTTGGGCGAGAGGCAATGAATGTCATCGCATGTGAGGGCGCAGAGAGGATTGAGAGGCCAGAGACATTCAAGCAATGGCAGGTCCGGAATCTGAGGGCTGGGTTTAGGCAGCTCCCTTTGAACCGGGAGATTGTTAACTTGGCAAAGGATAGGGTAAAATCGTTGTACCGTAAGGATTTTCTAATTGATGAAGATGGTGAGTGGCTGCTGCAGGGGTGGAAGGGACGAATTCTTTTTGCACTCTCGACTTGGAAGCCTACTAGTGAGGcgcataattattaa